Proteins encoded together in one Amblyomma americanum isolate KBUSLIRL-KWMA chromosome 1, ASM5285725v1, whole genome shotgun sequence window:
- the LOC144097958 gene encoding uncharacterized protein LOC144097958 has translation MPKRKCKFTEQLGKEYPFIKKTKSEADVRCGACGADFSVAHGGRSDIVKHISSVKHKQSVSAAASSSAVTRFFRQERAGEKELQLAASEGIFAFHTIAHSHSFRSMDCTSKLVQKLFSEKFSCARTKAEAIALNVLAPSAEEELKTDLQEAKFVSVFCDASNHKDLKVLPIMVRYFTAAAGVQTKLLEINTLPGETSAMVSQYIMDALEANQVTSKLVAFSADNANCNFGGAARNGKNNVFSRLQDSVDHKILGIGCAAHIVHNTVQTAADCLPLDIEAVIVKIYSYFYIYTVWNRSKSFVILHQWSTSGFWAIARPGGWH, from the coding sequence ATGCCGAAACGTAAGTGCAAATTCACGGAACAGCTGGGAAAAGAGTACCCGTTCATCAAGAAAACTAAGTCAGAGGCGGATGTGCGCTGTGGTGCATGTGGGGCAGACTTTTCAGTCGCTCACGGTGGACGTTCCGATATAGTAAAACACATCAGCTCTGTCAAGCACAAGCAGAGTGTGTCGGCTGCTGCTAGTTCCAGTGCAGTAACCCGGTTCTTCAGACAGGAACGTGCCGGGGAAAAGGAGCTCCAACTTGCTGCATCAGAGGGTATATTCGCCTTCCACACGATCGCTCACAGCCATAGCTTCCGATCAATGGACTGCACTTCAAAGCTTGTGCAGAAATTGTTCAGCGAAAAGTTTTCCTGCGCTCGCACAAAGGCAGAAGCGATTGCTTTGAACGTGCTTGCTCCGTCTGCAGAGGAAGAGTTGAAGACTGACCTGCAGGAGGCTAAATTTGTCTCAGTGTTCTGTGATGCTTCCAACCACAAGGATTTGAAGGTGCTCCCGATAATGGTGCGCTACTTCACCGCTGCTGCAGGAGTGCAGACGAAGCTCCTTGAGATTAACACCTTGCCAGGTGAGACTTCAGCAATGGTGAGCCAATATATAATGGACGCACTCGAAGCCAATCAAGTCACATCAAAGCTGGTTGCTTTCAGTGCCGACAACGCAAATTGCAACTTTGGTGGTGCTGCGCGAAACGGGAAGAACAATGTGTTCTCGAGATTGCAAGATTCTGTGGATCACAAGATCCTTGGAAttggctgcgctgcgcacatAGTGCACAACACCGTTCAGACTGCTGCCGATTGCCTGCCATTGGATATTGAGGCCGTGATTGTGAAAATATACTCGTATTTTTACATTTACACGGTGTGGAATCGTTCAAAGAGTTTTGTGATTTTGCATCAGTGGAGTACCAGCGGCTTCTGGGCTATAGCA